The stretch of DNA AGAAAGCGATGACCCGCACCGGCCGCAAACCCGGCGGAAAATCCAGGCCCCGGAAACGGCGCAAGCGCCCCCCGGTAGCGACGGCCTGACCCTTTCTGGGAATGAGCAGCGAAAGCAAGGCTTACATCGGTCTCGGCGGCAATCTCGGCGACGCGGCCGAAACCGTGCGGAAGGCCCGGCGAGCGGTGCGAGCCGTGCCTGGGGTGAGGGAACTCGCTTTTTCCAGCCTTTACCGCAGCGCGCCCATGGGCCCGAGCGACCAGCCGGATTACGTCAACGCCGTCATGGCCGTCGTCACCACGCTGGCACCGCTGGATCTGCTGCGCGCCTTGCAGCAGATCGAGCAGACGAGCGGCCGGGTCCGCACCGGCGAGCGCTGGGGCCCCAGGACGCTCGACCTCGATCTTCTGCTCTATGACGACCTCGTGCTCGACTCGGAAATCTTGACGATTCCCCATCCCGGCATCGCGGAACGGGAGTTCGTGCTGTATCCGCTGGCCGAAATCGCACCCGACGTCTACATCCCCCACCACGGCCCCTTGCGCGAACTGGTGCAAAACTGCCCGCGCAGGGGCCTGACGGTCATCGCCCATGACTGATCCGGTTTCGCTGCCTGGCCTCCTCGCCATGAAGCGGCGGAGCGAGAAAATTGCCAGCCTCACCTGTTACGACGCCACCGCCGCGGCCTTGCAGGATCAAGCCGGCATCGAGGTCATCCTGGTCGGCGACTCGCTCGGCAATGTCATCCAGGGCCAGCCCACCACCCTCGGCGTCACGCTCGACCACATGGTGTACCACACCGCCTGCGTGCAACGGGCGGCGCGGCGCGCGCTGATTCTGGCCGACCTGCCCTTCATGAGCTACTGCACGCCGGAACAGGCTGCCCACAGCGCCGCCCGGCTGGTCCGGGAAGGCGGCGCTCAGGCGGTCAAGCTGGAAGGCGGACGGGAGCGGCTCGATATCGTCAGGTTCCTGACGGACCAGAACGTTCCGGTATGCGGCCACCTCGGGCTTCAGCCGCAATCCATCCACCGGCTGGGCCGCTATGCCGTGCAGGGCCGTGATGCCGAATCGGCGAAGCGCATCATGGAGGACGCCTGCCTGCTGAGTGAAGCCGGCGCATCGCTCCTGGTGCTCGAATGCATCCCATGGGAGCTGGCCCAGGCAATCACCGCGACCGTGGACATCCCCACCATCGGCATCGGCGCCGGGCGGCATTGCGACGGCCAGGTGCTGGTCTGGCAGGACATGCTGGGCATGAGCGCGCGGAACCTGCGCTTCTCCAAGAACTTCCTCGCCGGCAACGAAGGCATAAGAGAAGCAGTCTCGGCTTATGTGCGCGAAGTGAAGACCGGCCTTTTTCCGGGCGACGAGCACAGCTTCGGCCGCGACGAGACATGATCATCGTCCGTACCAAAACGGAACTGGAACCTGTCGTGGCGCGCTGGCGGGCCGCGGGCGAAACGATCGCCTTCGTCCCGACCATGGGAAATCTGCACGCGGGGCACCTCCACCTGGTGGACACGGCCAGGGCGCAGTCGGACCGGGTCGTCGTCAGCATCTTCGTCAATCCGACCCAGTTCGCGCCCGGCGAGGACCTGGCCGCCTATCCCCGCACCCCCGAGCAGGACATCGACCATCTCCGCAGCCGCCGGGCCGACCTGCTGTACCTCCCGGAAGCTTCCGACGTATACCCTGAGAGCGACCAGCCGGCGACTTTCGTTGAAGTGCCCGGCCTGTCGGACCAACTCTGTGGGCAGTTCCGGCCTGGCCATTTCCGCGGCGTCGCCACCGTCGTTTGCAAGCTGCTGAACCGGGTCCGGCCCGACATCGCCCTGTTCGGCGAAAAGGACTTCCAGCAACTGGCCATCATCCGCCAGATGGTACGCGATCTGGACATCCCGGTGAGGATTCTGGGTGTCCCAACGGTGCGCGAACCCAACGGCCTGGCCATGAGTTCCCGCAACGGTTATCTCACCCCCGAGGAAAGGGAACGCGCAGCGCTGATCTACCACACACTGACCCAAGCGGCTGATGCGATGCGCAGGGGCGCGCGGGACTACTCGCGTATCGAGGGGGAAGCCACCGATGCGCTCGAAGCCGGCGGTTTCTCGGTCGACTATGTCAGCATCCGGCGACAGCAAGACCTCGCCGCGCCTTCGGCGGCCGACGACGCCTTAGTGATTCTCGCGGCTGCGCGTTTGGGCAAAGCAAGGCTGATCGACAACCTCCTGATTTTTCTGGACGCAAGCCATTGACGAAATGAATTGTTTCCAATTCGCCACAGTCGCCGGATTGCTACACTTCGGCCCATCCGGCATAATCCCACGCCCTGATCAGACCTGACAGGTACGCTCAATGCAAACCACGATGTTGAAAGCCAAGTTGCACCGAGCGCGTGTGACCCATTCGGAGCTCGAATACGAAGGCTCCTGCGCCATCGACGGCGCCCTGCTCGACTGTGCCGGCATTCGCGAATACGAGCAAATCCATATCTACAACGTCAACAACGGCGAACGCTTCACCACCTATGCCATCCGCGCCACCGACGGCTCCGGCACCATCTCGGTCAATGGCGCCGCCGCCCGCCTCGCCGCCGTGGGCGATATCGTCATCATCTGCGCCTATGTCGGCTTGAACCAGGCCGAACTGGCCGTTTACCGCCCCAATCTGGTCTACGTCAACGAAAACAACGAAATCACCCGGACCAGCCACGCCATTCCGGTGCAGGCGGCCTGAAGCCCTACCGCGCGCGGCGGATCGCGGCCGCGACATCCGCCGCCTGCCGGTTTTCCTTCACGTCGTGAACCCTGAAGAGTTTCACGCCGGCCGAGACGCCCAGCGCCGTGGTGGCAACCGTCGCGGGCACCAGGGCCGCCGGCTCGGTCTCGCCACAGACCGCTCCCATGAAGCGCTTCCGGCTAGCGCCCAGCAATACCGGAAAACCGGCCGCCACGAAGCGGTCCAGATGGGCCATCAGCTTCAGATTGTCATCCCGGCGCTTGCCGAAGCCGATGCCCGGGTCGACCAGGATGGACTCGCGCGGGACGCCGGCGCGCCCGGCCGCCTCCGCCCGCTCCAGCAGGAATTCCAACACTTCGCCCACGACGTCGTCGTAATGCGGCCGCTCCTGCATGGTCTTAGGGCTACCCTGCATGTGCATCAGCACGATCGGCACCCCATCCGCCGCCGCGAGCGACAGCATGGCCGGATCGTCCCGACCGGCCGAAACGTCGTTGATCAGGTCCGCACCCGCCGCCAGGGCCGCACGGGCCACTTCCGCCAGCGTCGTGTCGATGCTGATCGCCACCCGCTCGGGGAGCAGCACCCGCAGGCGCTCGATGGCGGGAACCACGCGGGCGATCTGGACCTCGGCCTCGACCGGTTCCGCCCCCGGCCTGGTCGACTCCCCGCCCACGTCGATCACGTCGGCACCCTCTCCCGCCATGAACACGCCGCGGCGGACGGCCTGCTCGACGTCGTCGTACAAGCCGCCATCGGAGAAACTGTCGGGCGTGACGTTGAGGATACCCATGATCAAGGGGCGATCCTGGGCGAGCAAGGCGAGCAATCGGTTCATGAGCGGTCCGAACATTCAGTGAGCCGCCATTTTATGCGATTGCGCCGGATCACAGACCCTGCAGGGCGATCCGAATTTCAATAGGTGACACGGATCCCCAGTTCCGCCCCGCGCCCCGGTTCCGGCGCGAAATAGCGCAGGTAGGAGGTGGAGTTGCGGAGGTTGTCGTTGAGCAGGTTGTTGCCCTGGGCGAAGACCAGCACGTCGGCGTCCTTGAACGCCTTCACCTCGTACTGCACGCCGAGATTGAGCAGCACGTAGCCGTTGGTCATGGCGTCGTTCGGACCGGGATAGATCTGCTTCTCGCCCCGGGTCAGGCGCAGGTTGCCGCTCCAGTGCTCGTCGTAGGCATAGTCGAGCTGGAAGCCGTAGCGCAGCGGCGGCATGCGCGGCACGTTGCCGCCGTTGACGAACTGGCCGCGGGTGAAGTCGCTGAACAGGGTGAGGTCCAGCACCCCGTAACGGTTTTCCATCAGCGGAAATTTGACGTTGCCTTCGTAGCCCAGGAAATAGGCCCCTGCCTGAGTGGTCTGCACCACAGGGAAACAGGCGCCCGGACGGGTGCATACGTTTTCGAACTGTTCGGTATCTTCGTTGAACACCTGGTCCGTGATCTGCTGGTAGATGTAGTCGTTCACGAAGTTCTGGAACACGTTGAGCTCGGCGCTGACGCTGCTCCCCTTGAAGCGGTAGCCCCAATCCAGGTTGTAGGAAGTCTCCGGGATCAGATTGGGATCGCCCCGCTCGTAGCTGTGGGTCGCGTCGTGCACCCCGTGCGAGAACAGCTCCTGCACTTGCGGCGCCCGCTGCGAGCGGGTCGCCGCGAAACTGACGGTGTTCACATCATCGAGCTTCCACTGCCCGGAGCCCGAGGCGCTGATCGGCGCATAGCTGCGGTTGGGGCCGCCTTGCGGGTCGACGGAATTGGATTCTCCGCGGAGTCCGAGCTCGTACAGCCCCGCGCCCAGCTCGAAGGATTCGACGGCGAACACGCCGTAGCTGCCGAGTTGCGATTTGGGTACCAGCGCGTCGGGGGAACCGATCTCGATCGCCTCAAAATCCGCCGAGCTCATCTGCAGGCCGACCACGCCCTTGACGATGCCGATCGGCTGGTGCACCACCTCCAGACGACCTTCGTTGGTCGTCTTGTCGAAACGGGCGGCCGCCACGCTATCATCCAGCTCGGTGTGGGTGTAGTTGATGTGGCCGAAGCGCATGCGGACGGTCTGGACGAAATCCACCGGCGCGTTCAGCTCGCTCTTGAAGTCGTAGCGCGACGCCTTGAGGTTGATCCGGGTGTCGCCCGCGCCGGGCGAACCGTCGGGCGGAATGCCGTAGTTGTTGCCGAGGTAGTTGATCGACACCCCGGCGAAGCCAGGCTCGCCCACCAGCGAAAATCCGGCGGAACCGCCCTTGGCGCGATTTTCGGTGTTGGGGATGACACCATAGGCATTCTGGATTGGACTGCCTTCCAGCGCGAGGTCGGTCTTGCGGGCCTGGGTCTCGGCGATCGCGGGACCGCCGATGTGCAGGTTGTTGCCGTCGCGGTAGAACCCGTCCAGATGATAGGACACCAGATCCTGGCCGCCTTCGACCTTGAGATTGGTCGTGGTCTGGCCCGAGACCGAATTGAAGCGCTGCTCTCCCGTCGCCGTCATCAGCTTGTCCGGCACCAGCGAGGGAATGCGGTTGTCGATGACGTTGACGATGCCGCCGATCGCCCCGCTCCCGTACAGCAGGGTCGCCGGACCGCGCAGTACTTCGACGCGGTCGGCCAGCACCGGTTCCACCGCATTGGCATGGTCCGGGCTGATCTGCGACACGTCGCCGGTACCGATGCTGTTGGTCATCACCTGGACGCGAGGCCCGGTCTGGCCGCGGATCACCGGTATGCCCACGCCCGGACCGAAGGATTCGCTGGTCACGCCGGCTTCCTGCTTGAGGGTTTCACCGATCGTATTGCCGATCTTCAGCCGTAGCTGCTGGTCCGTCAGCACCGTCACCGGCCGGGCCATTTCCGAGACCTTCTCTTCCAGCGGACTGCTGACCACGACCGGTTCGAGCTGCACCGGAGCCGGCTCCGCCTTGGGGACCGCTGGGTCCTTTCCGTTGCCGGGGAGCATGTCCGCCGATTGCGGAACATCCTCGGCGCGAAGCGGCGCAGCGAGAGCCATGGCGAGCAGGGATAGGGAAAATCGTCTGAGCATGATGCTTCCGGAGCCTCAGGGAACCGTACCGATGTTATATCATCTCTCGTTCGACGCCAGTCGTTCCGCAATCTTCGGGCATACCGTCGTTCGCTGGTCAACCCGGACGGCAAATGTGGCGCCCGTCCGAATTATAGATGTTATAAAGTAACATTAACAAGCCGGACAACTCCGCCAACCGGGAGGTCGACTTCGGGGAGATAGGGCGGACGATTTCGCCGCCCGATGAGGATACCTGAGTAGGATTACGATCCTTCGGAGCCGGAAGCTCCGGCGGGGCCCTGTCGCGAGGCGCAAGAGGTACAAAGGCCGTGTATTTCCAGAGCCTTGTAGCGAACCTGAAAACCGGCCGAGACGATTTCCGCGGCCACCGCGGCCATGACGGACGACGCGGCGCGCTCTTCGACCGTGTGGCAGCGGTCGCAGATCAGCAGCAGCAGCTCGTGCTGACGTC from Methylococcus geothermalis encodes:
- the folK gene encoding 2-amino-4-hydroxy-6-hydroxymethyldihydropteridine diphosphokinase, which gives rise to MSSESKAYIGLGGNLGDAAETVRKARRAVRAVPGVRELAFSSLYRSAPMGPSDQPDYVNAVMAVVTTLAPLDLLRALQQIEQTSGRVRTGERWGPRTLDLDLLLYDDLVLDSEILTIPHPGIAEREFVLYPLAEIAPDVYIPHHGPLRELVQNCPRRGLTVIAHD
- the panB gene encoding 3-methyl-2-oxobutanoate hydroxymethyltransferase, which produces MTDPVSLPGLLAMKRRSEKIASLTCYDATAAALQDQAGIEVILVGDSLGNVIQGQPTTLGVTLDHMVYHTACVQRAARRALILADLPFMSYCTPEQAAHSAARLVREGGAQAVKLEGGRERLDIVRFLTDQNVPVCGHLGLQPQSIHRLGRYAVQGRDAESAKRIMEDACLLSEAGASLLVLECIPWELAQAITATVDIPTIGIGAGRHCDGQVLVWQDMLGMSARNLRFSKNFLAGNEGIREAVSAYVREVKTGLFPGDEHSFGRDET
- the panC gene encoding pantoate--beta-alanine ligase, coding for MIIVRTKTELEPVVARWRAAGETIAFVPTMGNLHAGHLHLVDTARAQSDRVVVSIFVNPTQFAPGEDLAAYPRTPEQDIDHLRSRRADLLYLPEASDVYPESDQPATFVEVPGLSDQLCGQFRPGHFRGVATVVCKLLNRVRPDIALFGEKDFQQLAIIRQMVRDLDIPVRILGVPTVREPNGLAMSSRNGYLTPEERERAALIYHTLTQAADAMRRGARDYSRIEGEATDALEAGGFSVDYVSIRRQQDLAAPSAADDALVILAAARLGKARLIDNLLIFLDASH
- the panD gene encoding aspartate 1-decarboxylase is translated as MQTTMLKAKLHRARVTHSELEYEGSCAIDGALLDCAGIREYEQIHIYNVNNGERFTTYAIRATDGSGTISVNGAAARLAAVGDIVIICAYVGLNQAELAVYRPNLVYVNENNEITRTSHAIPVQAA
- the folP gene encoding dihydropteroate synthase, whose amino-acid sequence is MNRLLALLAQDRPLIMGILNVTPDSFSDGGLYDDVEQAVRRGVFMAGEGADVIDVGGESTRPGAEPVEAEVQIARVVPAIERLRVLLPERVAISIDTTLAEVARAALAAGADLINDVSAGRDDPAMLSLAAADGVPIVLMHMQGSPKTMQERPHYDDVVGEVLEFLLERAEAAGRAGVPRESILVDPGIGFGKRRDDNLKLMAHLDRFVAAGFPVLLGASRKRFMGAVCGETEPAALVPATVATTALGVSAGVKLFRVHDVKENRQAADVAAAIRRAR
- a CDS encoding TonB-dependent receptor, whose product is MLRRFSLSLLAMALAAPLRAEDVPQSADMLPGNGKDPAVPKAEPAPVQLEPVVVSSPLEEKVSEMARPVTVLTDQQLRLKIGNTIGETLKQEAGVTSESFGPGVGIPVIRGQTGPRVQVMTNSIGTGDVSQISPDHANAVEPVLADRVEVLRGPATLLYGSGAIGGIVNVIDNRIPSLVPDKLMTATGEQRFNSVSGQTTTNLKVEGGQDLVSYHLDGFYRDGNNLHIGGPAIAETQARKTDLALEGSPIQNAYGVIPNTENRAKGGSAGFSLVGEPGFAGVSINYLGNNYGIPPDGSPGAGDTRINLKASRYDFKSELNAPVDFVQTVRMRFGHINYTHTELDDSVAAARFDKTTNEGRLEVVHQPIGIVKGVVGLQMSSADFEAIEIGSPDALVPKSQLGSYGVFAVESFELGAGLYELGLRGESNSVDPQGGPNRSYAPISASGSGQWKLDDVNTVSFAATRSQRAPQVQELFSHGVHDATHSYERGDPNLIPETSYNLDWGYRFKGSSVSAELNVFQNFVNDYIYQQITDQVFNEDTEQFENVCTRPGACFPVVQTTQAGAYFLGYEGNVKFPLMENRYGVLDLTLFSDFTRGQFVNGGNVPRMPPLRYGFQLDYAYDEHWSGNLRLTRGEKQIYPGPNDAMTNGYVLLNLGVQYEVKAFKDADVLVFAQGNNLLNDNLRNSTSYLRYFAPEPGRGAELGIRVTY